One region of Oncorhynchus kisutch isolate 150728-3 unplaced genomic scaffold, Okis_V2 scaffold4078, whole genome shotgun sequence genomic DNA includes:
- the LOC116373867 gene encoding nidogen-2-like — protein sequence MRQLVTPVKGPLKGEVEEVNHNSQTTETPSESLGRVQKETITMVTLTIILLFSMGFALGDDTIQPKTPCERARDAAINGPIGAYIPTCDAAGQYTPKQCSGSTGYCWCVTSTGQKIPGTETPPGTAPIKCPCSGPRR from the exons ATGAGGCAACTAGTCACACCTGTGAAAGGTCCTTTAAAAGGAGAGGTGGAAGAAGTAAACCATAACTCACAGACAACAGAGACACCCAGTGAATCCCTTGGAAGAGTGCAGAAG gAGACTATCACCATGGTGACATTAACCATCATTCTGCTTTTCAGCATGGGTTTTGCTCTGGGAG ATGATACGATACAACCCAAGACCCCCTGTGAGCGTGCTAGAGATGCTGCGATAAATGGCCCAATTGGAGCTTACATCCCAACGTGTGACGCCGCTGGACAATACACCCCTAAGCAATGTTCGGGCTCTACAG GTTACTGTTGGTGTGTGACCAGTACTGGACAGAAGATTCCGGGCACTGAGACTCCTCCAGGCACTGCTCCAATCAAATGTCCATGCAG TGGTCCTCGCAGATGA